In the Pocillopora verrucosa isolate sample1 chromosome 4, ASM3666991v2, whole genome shotgun sequence genome, AAtacatttgtttttcatgatatCTTTGTTACTATTCAGCATTCTGAGTTGGGAAAAGGGTGTCACAGGATTGTTATAGATCAATCaatatcaatcaatcaatattcTTTATTTTACCACTGGCAATTCATCAGTTattcaaaatgattttgtcATTCTTGCCCTGTTAAGGACCATTAATCTCCAGTGTTTACACTTACATTAATCTCCAATTGTTTACACTGTTAAGTATACCAAAACAATAGAGTGAAAGTGATGACAGTAATGTGCTCCTAACATGTATGTATTAAATGTCTTCCTCTGCACCAATAAATTTGGTGTATTTCATTTTATATGTGGCATAATGCTCCACAATTGTCTTTAAATGTCAGCATGAGGTATAAGTGTaccattttagttttaatttactTAGACTGCCTGGTCCTCTttgcatttattaattttgctgTAGGAGTACATCTTTGCATGAATTCTCCGGTAGACCCTGCATTGCTGCAAGTGGTTCAGCAGGAGCTTAAGTCACTTCAAGATGTGGTGGATAACATGTGCTTAGAATTAAACCAAAAGAAGACTAAGATTCAACATGAGCTGCGAAGTATTGCAGTTACCTTGAATTATATGGAAAAGAGACTTCAGAGGTTAGAGATAGGACAACGGAATCTGGAGAGCCATGTTGATCAAACTGATAGCAGACTGGATAAAATAGAAGGTGCTTTTAAATAATCtaaatatgaaatgaaatgagtTGATCCAATTGTGATTAAATTATGAATATGTTATTGCACTGAAGAGTTTTAAATTAAGAATGgaagaattttcaaaaacaacaaatcaatGCAAGCAGAGTCCTCAATTAAGGGATTTTTATATGGTGGATATTTCTTATTTATATATGCATAAAAAAACCATGTGTACTCAACTGGATGTAACAATCAAATGTACTTTCTGTTGGTTTACTTGTCAGCTTATGAATTTGTATCTTTTCAAAAACAGTCTATTGATGAATAGTAATTCATCATGCTCAAACTCATCTGATAATTGCTTTATCAACTCTGTTATAAACCAAATTACTGGTATTTATTATTTATGAATGAGGGGTTACATGGAATTGAAGCTATCTAGTTTTTAAGATTTAATGTTTTAATCTGGACTACTATTCTCTTTTCCTCATCTTTTGACATTTTCTTGGTGTTGCAGAGTGCATACATGAGAAGATGGAGAAGCTTGAGAGTGGTCAGCAGACTACAGAGAGTCGCACTGTCCAAATTGAGGATAACATTTACCAACTCAGAGGTGTCTAATTTGGTTTTGCATTATATTGTGAATTATCAATTAAACCTTGTGTCTGTATTATCTGCCTCAGCCAAACTATGGAATGGCAGCTgtctcattttttaaattttatcatttcatcTGGACATTATCCTGTTTTCCTCatcttttgacattttttttggtGTTGTAGGGCACATACAAGAGAGAATGGAGAAGCTTGAGAGTGGTCAGCAGACCACAGAGAGTCACACTTTCCATATTGAAGATAATATTCACCAACTGCAAGGTgaatttttagatttaaaacaaacaggtcttccatttcttcctttcctaacaacaaaacaaaaacattgagTGCTCAATaccttaaccaatcaaatgtcCATGAAAGAACTAAGTAAATAAACTACTGCTTCTTTAATTGATACTGGTTTGAGTTGAGTGACCTCTGAATGCTTATATTCTAATAAATATGAACAAGCTTATTTTCTTCCTTAATACAGAACAAATGGATGACTTGTTTAAATCAAAAGAAGCAGATTTAAAAAGATCATGCCAGGAAAGTCCAGAGACAGCTGGTAGGTTATCCACAATAAGTACAATCATTATTCTTACTGACCTAATTGAGAGTATTTGGTCCATCATAGAAGTCTAACAGTGTCATCAGGATGGGTACATGATTGTTTTGTTGAGAAATCATCTTGTTGTTTAtgagaaaagaataaattatcTTGGTCTTCTTGTATCCacacttttcctttttcatttcatttccttggATGTCAAGATGCCTATGATGAAAACTGACATGCCACACCTGTATTTTTGactgaattaaataatttttattgcctttctttatttaaagtGAAACTGTGAAATTGCATGCTTGCCTACTGAAAATATCATTGACAAATTACCTTTTTATGAAACATAAAAGGTATTATTTATATTGATACTGAAGTCTTTAACCTAACAATTTCATTGACTTCATTATTTTGAAGTCTTCTTTTAAAGAATTTCCGTATTAGAACGTAATCGCTCGTGACTTGCTTGTTTTGTGTCAACGGTACATATTTGCTTTTTACCTCGGTGTGGTGTAGAAGGTGATTGACTTTTACTAAGCAGTAGTTGTCGTTTGTTTTCCCAGTCTTTCCACAGAAATTTGTAGAGCTCATTAAACGAAAATACAAAGGTGCTGTACTGTGTCCCTTTCCTTGGTGTGAAGATGAACTACAACTGCAACTTTCCAAGGTTTTTACAAGACTGAAGATagttgaaaagaagaaagaacgaGCAAGAAGGACAGAAGAAATCGTCCCAATGACAGATGCGTTTCGATCCCATGAAGAATGTAAAGAGCCCAGAGTGGTGCTGATTGAAGGGGAACCTGGAATAGGAAAAACCACTTGCTGTCAGAAGCTTGCATATGATTGGTCTGTGGAATGTATATCAGCCGAGGCCTGTTTTCCTAAAGTGAAGATGCTACTTCTGTTGAAGTGCCGAGACATGAAGACTGCTGACATTGAAGAAGCTATTGATGATCAGCTGTTGCCACTTGATGCCgaagagaaggagaagaaaaactTCTTCCGTTTTATCCACCAAAATCAATCTAGGATCCTACTGGTTCTTGACGGACTGGATGAATCAAGTGAGACAGTATATGAAGGATTGTTACCTTTGATTCAAGGGAGAATCTTTCCTAGTACTTACCTCATGCTAACAGCTCGCCATGAATTAGGAATGAAGGTGCGGCGTGAATGTGACACGCTTCTTGAGATTGTTGGCTATACCAAGGAGGATGCTGACACCTACATTAAGAAGTACTTCAGAGATCACGATGATCCAAGTCTTGCGAAGAAACTCATTAAGAATTTAAGGAAGAATCCTCAGCTGAGGGAATTAACTGCCAATCCACTTAACACTGCTCTTCTGTGCCTAATTTGTGAAGATACGCAGGGGAAACTTCCTTACAATAAAACCATGTTGTATTGTGAAATTGTTTCATGCGCCCtaatgagaaattttcaaaaaaagggGATCGATTTGGTGAACGCAGATCCAATCGAGGTATGTTCAGAGCAGCTGAATCAGTTGGGTGAGTTGGCACTTGAAGCCTTGGCTAGAGATCAGTTGTATTTTACTACAGAAAAGCTGCGAGGTCATTCAACTGAATTTCTTGACTTTGGTCTTCTTTCTCGAGAAGCCAGTGCAAGTAAAATCAGACCAAAGCCAAGTTATGCATTTACCCATAAGACCTTTCAGGAATATTTCGCAGCATTTCACGTAGCCCATGAACTGCTGACTGGTGGTAAGGGCAAGGCTGCCTTGCTTACTCACCTCACTCCTCCGGATAAGTACTGGCCGGTGTGGGAATTCCTGATCACAATGGCATCAAAGAAAAGTGATGATGTAGCTGTTTTTTTGGTGTCAAGTTTGTGTGCTTCCTTCCAGAACAAAATGCCAGAGCACTTTAGCCTCCATTATTACTACGAACCGGAGGAAGAAGCTAGCGATGACGAAGATGATTCGGCGGACACTTATTCTTGTTACCAGTACGACAACGAAATTGATTCGGGCGACTGTGATTCCTATGACGACCTTGATGATCTTGCCGCAGAATCCGATGTCGACATTGACAACCGTCTCGATTACGGGTTTGATGCTAACGTTTGCAGAGAAGTGAACTTTCCCACAGAGTTAGGATCGATAAAATGGTCAAGAGGAATTGAGGAAGGTATCGTCGATAACACAATTTTTGTCATTGCTCAATGCGAACGACCTGAAGGTGAGCTAAAGGATTATCAGAAGAAAATGGCATCTGAACTGGCACGCTGCTTCCCGCTGGATAAAGTTAGAGTTAGCCATCTGCATACTCGTGATGGCTCCTTCTTCGCCGGTCGTTATTTCCAAGTTTTCTCTGAATATCTTAAGGTCCATTCCCAACTGACTGGTTTATTGTGGCATGCTGAGTTAGACGAGGTAGCACTAGCAGCGATTGAACACATCCTTCGATCAAGTGATAAGCTGACTTACTTACATTTGTGTGATGACCTACATAGCACGTCACTCACACCGGCTCTGCAAGCAAATCGTTCATTGACGCATCTCAACCTACGCAATGCCAGGATCCGTATCGCTGGAGCTAAAGCACTTGGAGAGGTTCTTCGACTGAACTGCACTCTGACACATGTGAGCTTGCCTGGTAACGCTATAAGTCATATTGGAGCAGAAGCTATCGCGAAAGGCCTCGAGCTCAACAACGTGTTGGTGCATTTGGATATAAGAGATAACTTCATTGGTAATCAAGGTGCTGTGGCATTTGCTAAAGCTTTTGAGTCGAATTCTACTTTGAAGTATTTTGATGTAAGTATGGTTATggaaattcaaaaaaaaattgatttccttcGCCCAAAGTCTGACTTTGATGACGTAGAAACTGACTGGATTCGTGACTCAGGAATAAAAGCAATTGCAAAGTCTCTTCGATCAAATTGTTCGCTGACTTATTTAGATGTTCAGGGAAATCCCTTTGGTGACTCAATAGCGATGGCTCTTGGAGAAGCTCTACAATCAAATTGTACCCTCAATCATTTGTATCTGAGAGGCTCACTGTTTTCCTCCATAGCAGGAACAACTCAGTTCGGCAATTTAGCAGCAGCAGCGTTTAAAAGAGCACTTCAGTCACGTGTTACAAAGGTTACCCATTTAGACTTGTGTAATACTTCGATGACGTCTTCATGTGTGATAATCCTTGCAGAGGCTCTCCAGTCCAATACAACTCTTGTCCGTTTGGATTTGAGTTACAACAGCATTGATTATAGAGGCTCAGCAGCTATTGCGAACGGACTGAAGTCAAATCGGACCTTGACACATTTGCAGCTGAGAGGAAATCAAATCAGTGATGCAGGTGCAACACAATTTGCCCGGTGTCTACGTTCCAATGGCACTCTTGTGTATTTGGATTTGATTTGCAACAGCATTAGGTATTCAGGCGCGGCAGCCATTGCGCAGGCGCTGAAATCAAATAGGACTTTGACTCATTTGCAGCTGGGATGGAACGAAGTGGGCGATATGGGAGCAGTGGAATTTGCGGACACTCTTCAATGTAACAGAACTTTGGTCTTCCTCAGCCTTAAATGTAATCAGTTTAGTGAATCAGGCAGAAGTATGCTTGAACAGATTAAACCGCTCATTAGCTGCGCGTTGAGGATTTAATTGAAAGACTGTCCTAGGAGTTTGTCAGAAGTCAATCTGTTAGTAAAAAACCACATGTATGAACATGTGGCAGATGCCAATCTGTTAGTCAAAAATCACATGTGCAAACATTTATGCACCATTTATGCACCATAGGAGACGGGATGCTATTAAATTAACAGGAACTCATTTTTAGGTTATAGATAAGGTTTAAGTGTGAACTTTCAatcaaaaaaaggagaaactgaAGCAGTGATCGATGATGAAGTAGTGGCCGGTTTTAGTTTACTCCGGAAGTTTACACAGAAAGTGAGGgacttttttttatcctttttggTTAAGTATAGTTTTTCGATGGAGGAAGGAATTTTAAACTTGGCCGCTAGATTGACATACACACTGTAGCGTAACAATTAATGGCGAATATCACCTTGGATCTGAATACTACCTGTGGTATGTCTTATCACCGAAAATACTTTTATCTCCCTCTCGGGATCATGACTcatataataaaattaaatattcaattgCATTTGGTATCTCCATTTTGGGCGGATATTGGTTGATTGGCGCAAATGTCGagacttttttatttgaaatgtttcagTGTTAAATTATAATTCAGTCATATTGCGTAGCTTACCGAGAAACTTTCTTAATATGCCTCTCGTGTAACTTTGGCAGATACCTTTTTGTTATCCGTGCGCTGTAACACGTACAGAACTATATTGTAGTGAAGCTCGGTCAAAGTTAGAAGTATAATGTGAAACTCCATTCACGAACATAATGTACTAAAACCATTAATACTAGTCAACCTTAAAGGTGGATTGTTTAAGCGAATAGTATTTGAATCAGTGGACACAGGGGGCCTTAAAGCCAAGATTTCATCGTACCTCATTATCAGAAATTGAATGACTTATATCCGGGGCTAATGTCAAGAGTTTTTCGGTTATGATACGGCTACATTTCCGtctgagtttatttttttggcaggGAGACAGATATTTAGAGGACTTTCTTTCGGAAGTGATCTGTCGACATTCAGTCTTATCGACACAATTTTTAGCcaaattttggagaaaaatcCATTATccaaactttttcaaatttagaTGTTTATATTTCTTAATTACCGTGATAAGTGAGATTTATACTTAAATCAAACGATATCTCAAATAGattaaaactacaaattaagaaaatatagACCTTTTCAACTTCTGTGTACTCTTTAGAGCAATTTTGAAGCACAGATACacttcttttaaaatcaaagcaacaatttaacaattgctcttttgttcaaaatgctttactttgctttaaGAAAGTCaagagatattttcatttaaccCATGATAGGAGATAACTGTGGCAGAATAGTGTCAAAGAATATTGGATTCGCTGTAGAACAAGAAAATCAGATCGCCAAAAGCATGTTTTTCCTCATGCTACTAGACCACAGATTTGGATACAAGGCAACTAGCCATAAACGTGCTACTTATACATGCACTGTTTTTAAACAGCCATAAggtcaacctgtattaagcagtcaccccgCCGTTCCCCGTaggtgaccgctaaatacaggtgTGACTGTACCTATATTCATGTAGTTTCAAGTAGCAATGTACAGCTGTATTTTGTCGGGGTAAAAGGTTTCAATACTTCACGATCACCAGCATGgccgaaaaaaatttgcaataacctcatcttttttttgttttgttcactgTCACGACCACCTCGACCCTCACAAATAATTATCATAGAACTGAGTTCAGAAACTCGAAAGACGGTGAGCCGTTTGCTCCATCATTCTATAATTCCACCGTATAAGACGATGAGCAACGTATTTTTAAGGGTTTTGACACTTGAAAAGACATACTGAAAGCAACACACTACAGAGAGTTTTCTAAATTGTTAGTATAAAGGGAGTGGTTCACGAATGAACTGCCTCTTGGGAAAGTCAACGCAATTTACTACGTGAGGGAATGGTAACTAGCTAACGCAAAATGCATTATGGGTTATTGAATCGGCCGCCATTTTGGCTTCTTGAGGAGAATGTTAGATTTAGTAAAACGTTGTCACTATTTTCAACTTTAGGGTATAAAACTTGCTCTAGCTGTTCTTACACTAACAAATTTGCAACATGGACGTGGAGGAATCACGAACCCAAGgtcaaaaaaagcaaaacaacgtTCTTCCTCTTTGGGGAAACGAAAAAACCATGAATCTGAACAGTATGATTCTAACAAATGTGCTGTCGTCGCCGTACTTCAAGAACGAACTTTTCCAGCTGAAAACCTATCACGAAGTGGTTGATGAAATTTACTACAAGGTAAGAACGGAAAAAGGTCGACGGAGAATTGAAGGACACAATTGCAACCGTGGACTCGTCACTCTTGACACGTAAGAATATAGTGGAAGCTATGAGCTACAGTACATAATTTTACTGTTTTACTAAAATTACGGCTTTTAATACTCTTGTACTATAGCTGTAGTTTTTCTATTTGAATCCTCCCAAAGGCGATATATTTCATCATGGCTTTCGACTTTTGTTTCGCGATTTCTCCAATTCAGATGCCTTGGTTTTTTTGTCGCAGACAGGCACACCTGTCTACTGTTTTGTGAGTTTGTTAAAGTAGTTGTAGCATTGATTAATAAAGTTCAACATATAGATGGAGAAAATTACCTTTCGTAATTAAAGGATCCCATGCTAAACAGAAATCTGGATCAGTGATTAAAATCAGGTTTACTTCATAGCACCAAGTCTGCATATTTGGCATGGGTAGACACTAGTTTTTCCCAACTGCCCATTGCAGCCAAAAATGAAGATGCTGAGGTCATTTCATCTGCATCTATTTTTGTGCAAACCTTTTTCCATCATCCTCTGTTAACTGTTTAGAGACCAGCAGAGGTGAATTGTCCTCTCTAGTTAGGTAACTTTGAAAATTATAATGTACATGTGAAGAGCATTGTGTGGCTACAAGAATGATTTCAAGTCACTAGTGTCAGGCAATTATtacattcttttccttttcctacACAAGGCAATGTTTTAAGTCTGGTTTACTGAAAGATACTGGGAGAAATACAAGCACAATTATACCAGCATAGCATTTTGTCATAGGCTTGCAATCTTTAaacatatatttaaaatgatacGGTTTGTTGTTTCATGTGTGCTTGAAAACTGTAGCTTCTTCCAAGTTGATATATGTTTGTGAGCTTAAATATGAGTCATTTTGGTAAAATAAGAGGAGGAAAATACTTCATCCTTGTGCTTGAGCTTGTGTTCAATTGTACCTTGTTTTCATGCTTAAATACGAGCCGTTATTGTTGAGCTTGAGTCAATGCTCCTTTAGGCTTGGCAGCAGCAATGTTAATTTCCACATCATTTGATGAGGAATGATAAGCAAATGGGTTTGTATGATATTTCAACTCTTTGGAAACCAGTGCTATTTGTAAAACTTTTGTGTATTATTTGTGAAACTTTTGCATATTATTTCTAAAGGTGGACCACCTGGAACCATGGGAGAAAGGCAGCAGAAAAACATCTGGACAAGTTGGAATGTGTGGAGGGGTAAGATCGTAAATACACTTGTATCATACATGTTCATGCATGtaatccctttaactcccaagatctgagtATTAGCTCTCTCCccttgctgctacacatttccctataataagttatgagaatttggcaTTCAATCaaagtaacaacttctacctgataagttatagtattctcatcaccagtGTGCTTGGTAATCTGTGGATGTTATAGGGTtcagggagtgaaagggttaaggaagtTGGATAATGTCACAAACCtgtgtattttcatttttatccaaGTAGTTTTTCTTTGAACAGGAAGCAAATCTGGCTGCATTAAATGATTATTTAAGGAAGTTGTCTTTTTTCAAGTAGATATGTTTTTCACCCCCTGATATTTCTGGTATTTACAGGCTTGATGTTTGtatgcaaaacaaagataacatAATACTTGGGCCAAAAATTTTGTGTTGTAGGAAACGTTGATGATTTACTTGGGGACTTCAGTTTTGGTATTCAgttgtctttttatttgaaaaaagttaaacattcaagtttttaattattttctgctTCATTTCTTTGCTCTTTTAGGTTCGAGGAGTTGGTGCTGGTGGGATTGTATCAACATCATTCTGTCTCCTGTACAAGTTGTTCACATTAAAACTAACTCGCAAACAACTCAATGGTTTGATAACACATGTGGACTCTCCTTACATCAGAGCATTGGGTTTCATGTTTATCAGGTAGGTGAAACATGTTGGTACGCCCCCTCATAGGTATCATATTTACTCTTTGTGGGCTATTTTATGATTGGCTTTCCTATTGAGACTGTACATTACtgctttttaaccctttaacctctaagagtgactagcatctaatttctccttacaatatcacccctgaatcaaaccttcaggagatgagaataaaggaaatggtcaccaactagagaagctctagattatgaaacaaattctcctcaatagcaccttagggaatgtatagggaacagtatggagaatatgcatactgatcagacatggtttgatgctactctggtttacagatttaatgaatgtaactgaagaagttacaattcatagacccaacgtttcgacactcctgtctagtgccttcatcaggggtgatctaaacgctgcaacatactgatgcatactgatgttagggttgaAAGGGTCAAAGAGAACAAATTATGACTTGCACAATACTAGAACTACTGCTGAGAGTATGAAATCCAGCTTGGCTTTGTAAGCTTATAGCTTGTTTAGGGACTTTGCTGAGGGAATGGTTCTTGTCTTGGATtaatgtgaaaaatatttttcatcctGGAAAGCGcaacttttttaattatgtacAGAACACAAGGAAAGTACGATATGGCCAAATTTCATTTAGATACTTTTCTCTGGAATGTAATCATACACTACAACCCACAGGTGCAGGGACGGGTGggctttattttttcctctcatatCCTTGTATCAGTTTTATACCAGTTGTATATTGTTACAATCTTACAGATACTGCCAACCTCCTGCCAAGCTTTGGGAATGGATGGAACCATACCTAGAAGATGAGGAGGTTAGTTACTGGTAACTAAAATATTTGAGAAGTTctgatttgctttattttgccAATCCAACAGCTAAAAAATTAGTGCCTGGATGTCTAGCTTTCTCTGAAAATTATGCAAGTTattatttctaaatatttttggTTGTTTCTTATGCTTTTCTActtccaaaataatttttttaattataattttggaaaatatatatcattttagTGTACTTGAGTgtgcatttttctctttttttttctctttcttttctttttttttgtcattaaacTTTTTTATCCTagtcatataatttttttaatacattgtTAATATTTACATATCAATTAAGTGATAGTCCTGCCAATGACATACTTTAAATTATAAAGATACATGCACATGTAGCTACGCTGTTTGTAACATGGACTGTTACACACACAGCCATGAGCCTTTTCAGCTTTTTGGCTGTGGAGCTACCTTACCTTGTGAATGTTTTGTTAATATGGTATTTGTATGTGATTAAGTGTGAGGCAATAtcactgaaaatgaaactttctaTAATGTAAGAGCAAAGTTTTCATTAGGTAGCACAAACAGATTTAGCCATGTGAAATGTCATCACACTCGTAGCACAATACAGCAAATTGTaagaaaacaacatttcttttaaattaacatCATTTTGGGAAGGGAATTCATCCTTAATTCTTATACATAACTAACTAGATCTCTTCCTTGCCTTATTAAATGTAAATACCAGCAGTTGATGTGTAGGCATGAAATATATAAGATTATATCATTGAACACTGTTTGTGTTGAATACAGAAAACATAAAGGTACACTATGCATGTCAGACATTGTTTAAGGGGGGCACATATGAGAGGACAATGCTGTGTTTAAGTAGGTAATCAAGCAGGCAGGTGTTTCATGAATTGTAACAcccattcccccccccccccccaccctaaaaaaaaaaaaaaaagaaaaaaaggccaTTGTGGGCTGTTATAAACATTTCTTATGCTACTCTAGCATTCCACAACTAAGTTTAAAGAGTTCTGTTGAATACAGTGGTGAGATTTTGCTTATTTAtgtgtaaacaaaagaaaaccatcTAATCAAGCCATTGGACAATTTATTTTGCAACTCTCAGTTTTATGTGGTGAGTTTGAACAAAATTTCTCTGCCTGATTTTCTGATTGTTATCACATTTTACCTGTTGGAAGTAAGTTGTTGACATGTGGTGTTGATGTGTTTGTAGGTTGTTCTGTAATGTACCTCTCTTAGGCAGCTCATGACAGCTGTTGTTTACATACCAACTGCTGGCCTTCAGATATGGAACTGCTCCGAGCTGCCTGACAAGAGGTTAACATGACACAATAGTAGCTATGGCCAACCTTGTGCTTTGTAGTTGGCAGTGTAGTCCATATTCATGACACCAGACTTGAGTTCTAACTTTGGAGGAATGCTCACTCCAAATTGGGTTCCTATGTAAAAAAttaatggagaaaaaaaaaaaaaagaaaaagaaagagagaaagaaggaaaaataatacatttcagttttgaaggAAAATGAGAAGGAAATTTTTCGTCGGTTTGAGTCCTCGTAAGTCATGTTATCTTAGGTTCGTTGGATAAACGTCCtctttgtttaagttttttgc is a window encoding:
- the LOC131795633 gene encoding protein NLRC3-like, with product MATASSTGSSYLAVTDDQKRWLVVGIALNKILIPQIRPFVEQGINTEYNNLKISHNIHVQDPPGRLQKWLASSKKLLKYENINGNDVRPRLHGGRFNYSLFDCRVKSHVDFARLYVEKYMAKFAAFDDHCDASAVLSLLGGVPVFSAAAASSAGDVRIARNDWAHCVFNKWDPAKFQKSFTEMEQLVKNMALPSVNERELLVELKDWETKGVHLCMNSPVDPALLQVVQQELKSLQDVVDNMCLELNQKKTKIQHELRSIAVTLNYMEKRLQRLEIGQRNLESHVDQTDSRLDKIEECIHEKMEKLESGQQTTESRTVQIEDNIYQLRGHIQERMEKLESGQQTTESHTFHIEDNIHQLQEQMDDLFKSKEADLKRSCQESPETAVFPQKFVELIKRKYKGAVLCPFPWCEDELQLQLSKVFTRLKIVEKKKERARRTEEIVPMTDAFRSHEECKEPRVVLIEGEPGIGKTTCCQKLAYDWSVECISAEACFPKVKMLLLLKCRDMKTADIEEAIDDQLLPLDAEEKEKKNFFRFIHQNQSRILLVLDGLDESSETVYEGLLPLIQGRIFPSTYLMLTARHELGMKVRRECDTLLEIVGYTKEDADTYIKKYFRDHDDPSLAKKLIKNLRKNPQLRELTANPLNTALLCLICEDTQGKLPYNKTMLYCEIVSCALMRNFQKKGIDLVNADPIEVCSEQLNQLGELALEALARDQLYFTTEKLRGHSTEFLDFGLLSREASASKIRPKPSYAFTHKTFQEYFAAFHVAHELLTGGKGKAALLTHLTPPDKYWPVWEFLITMASKKSDDVAVFLVSSLCASFQNKMPEHFSLHYYYEPEEEASDDEDDSADTYSCYQYDNEIDSGDCDSYDDLDDLAAESDVDIDNRLDYGFDANVCREVNFPTELGSIKWSRGIEEGIVDNTIFVIAQCERPEGELKDYQKKMASELARCFPLDKVRVSHLHTRDGSFFAGRYFQVFSEYLKVHSQLTGLLWHAELDEVALAAIEHILRSSDKLTYLHLCDDLHSTSLTPALQANRSLTHLNLRNARIRIAGAKALGEVLRLNCTLTHVSLPGNAISHIGAEAIAKGLELNNVLVHLDIRDNFIGNQGAVAFAKAFESNSTLKYFDVSMVMEIQKKIDFLRPKSDFDDVETDWIRDSGIKAIAKSLRSNCSLTYLDVQGNPFGDSIAMALGEALQSNCTLNHLYLRGSLFSSIAGTTQFGNLAAAAFKRALQSRVTKVTHLDLCNTSMTSSCVIILAEALQSNTTLVRLDLSYNSIDYRGSAAIANGLKSNRTLTHLQLRGNQISDAGATQFARCLRSNGTLVYLDLICNSIRYSGAAAIAQALKSNRTLTHLQLGWNEVGDMGAVEFADTLQCNRTLVFLSLKCNQFSESGRSMLEQIKPLISCALRI